The window TTGCAGAGCCGTACCCGCCCCCATCGAAAAACCCCAAACAAAGATTTGTTTTGCGCCCCGGCTTCTGGCATACGCAATCGCGCCCAATAAATCTCCTTTTTCCTTTACGCCGGCGGTTACCGCGAATTTTTGCCGTTGATCGGCATAGCCGTAATCAAACATGAATACGTTATAGTTGCTTTTATGGAGCGCATTGGCGAGGCGGCACAGCGGAATCCAGGGCTCTTCCCGATTTGTTCCGTATCCGTGGGAAAAAACAACGGTTTTGGTCGAATGGTTTCCGGGAATATACCAGCCGGAGAGCAGACGATTGTTTGTCCGGGAATGAAACCGGATATTTTCATAGGGGGCCCCCAGCTCCTGCGCCGGATTTGCCGAAAGCGGCGCGATGGCGGGATGGGTAAGCGACCAGGCAATCCATGCAAACAAGGCGGTTGCCACAACCAGCGCAGCGGCAAAAGCGCACACAATCCAGCCGATTCCTTTGATCATCCGGGCGGCAAGTTTGCCGCAGGCGTTTTCCTGGTCGCGGATTTCCAACTGATGTCCGGTACGGACGGCAGAATTCATCGTATCCCTCCTGGTGCAATCCTGAGATGCCGGGATAGCCCGTATTACAAAGGCGTATTATTATCGTAAACGGCAATTGCGCAGATCGTCAAGAAGGCGCTTACATTTGTAATAAACATGTAACCCTTGTAATTATTTTCTTTTTTTTGCTTTCTCATATTTACTTATTTTGCAAAAATAATGTATACTAAGGGAACCAGGTTTCATGATGCGGAACTAGAAGGCAGGGAGCTTCTTGGAAGAACAAAAATTGACTGTTCGCGCTGTGGAACGCGCTCTTGACATTTTATTGGCATTTACGGAATCGCCGGAATTGGGTCTCACGGAAATTGCCGGCAAAGTTTCGCTGCATAAAAGCACCGTGCATCGTTTATTGGCGTCATTGGAAGGCAAAGGATTTATCAAGCGCAACCCCGATTCGGAAAAATACCGGCTGGGATACCGCATTTGGGAACTTGCGGCCAATCTTCACCATGCGGACGATCCTGCCGTTTTGCTGCTGCCGGAAATGGAAAGGCTGCGCGACGAATTGGGAGAAACGATTACGCTGTATGTGCGGGAAGGAAATGAACGTATCCGTATTCAAGCCGTTCAGAGCAAACAAGCGATCAGGAGGGTGGCCCAAGTCGGCGCCAGGCTGCCGTTATATGTAGGGGCATCCAGCAAAGTGTTACTGGCTTTCGCCGAACAGGAAAGCATCGAAGCCATCATGAATAGCCCGGATTGGCCGGAGAGCATAGACAAGCGCAAATATTTGCAGCAATTGGCCGAAATTCGCCAACATGGGCTGGCAACCAGCGTTGAGGAACGTGAAGTTGGCGCTGCCGCCGCTTCCGCTCCGATCTTCAACAGGCAAAAAAAGCTGTTTGCGGCATTATCCGTATCCGGGCCTTCCAACAGATGGACACTTGAGAAAATGAGGGGGTGTGCGCAAATAATCATTGATGCTGCCAACAGAATGGGTAATTTAATTCGATAAATATGAAATGCGGGTGAAGAATTAATGGGCGAAATTGAGCTCGACTTTGGTATTTTTCTTTTTTTGCTGTTCGTCATGATATGCTTCATTGCGGCTAGCAGCATGAACCCGTTGCACAAAGTTTATTTGTGGTTTCATGTTTGCATGATGCTGTGGCCGCTCAGCCAGTTTACACTGGCGTTAATGGATAATCCGTTTGTGCAGTCCATTTATGTAAAATTGGCGTTTGCGGGGTTATCCCTGACCGGATACGGTTGGTTATTGTTTTCTTTATTTTTTACTAAACGTTTAAATTCAATGAAAAAACAACATATCGCCGTTTTGGGGATTCCCGCGGTCGTTGCGGGTGTTGTCGCCGTCGCCAATCCCGGGGAATGGTTTATGAAACCGGTAGACGGCTTTTATCAAATTCGGGATTACGGGCCGCTGTTCTGGGTGTTTGTCGCGGTGGCTCTCGGGTACGCCGTCGCTTCCGCTTCGCTGTTAACGACTTCATTGCGCAGGCCTGAAGGAAAAGCAATTCAAAAACAGGCCGCATTATTTTTATCCGGGTTGCTTCTGTTGGTTATTTTTGCCATTGCCGACGTCGTCTTGAATGTATTGTACGCCGGTGATCGTTTGGTTGTTCCCGGCATGCTGTCGATCGGGATCATGCTTTCCGTACTCTGCTTCATGCTGGCGATTATGCGGTATAACGCGTTCGGCGTCGTTTCGATCGCCAGGGAAAACGTCGTTCGGCATATGCCGGCCGGCGTAATCGTCCTGGATCGGCATGATCTGGTCATTGATCTGAATGATAGCGCAAAACGTTTCGGCTATGCCCAAAAGGACCGCTTTTTCGATTTGCCGGGGTACTTGAAGGACGCGGACGACCTCCATCCATCTTACGTCGAACGATTTACCACGGAAAAAACGCGATTACTGCAATTTGAAGTGAAACTGCGAAATGATGGAATGCGCCATGTGGCGTTTCGCATTACTCCCATCTATAACTCCAGAAATGATTGGATCGGCCGCATTATTTTAATGAACGACGTCACCAAACTGCGAACCCTTTTGGAAAAAACCCACAAGCAAAATATAACGCTGCACTTGCGCAACGATGAGCTGCTTAAAATGCAAAAGGAACTGATCGAGGCGAACGAAAAGCTGAAACGTTTGGCGGTGACGGACGAACTGCCGGGCACTTGATGGAAACTGTGGCCAGACATTTGGAAAGAACTATTTGGATAAGTAGGGGGGAGCGATCTCCTCTACTTTTTTTTATCCAAAGGAGATGATTTTACAGCAGATGAGAATTGGTTTGTCTGGAGCGAGATGGGGAAAATCAATATCGAAGATCGAAAAATAAGAGAGGACAAAGAGGCACGGTAGGAGAAGGACGCTCCTACACTCTTATGAGCTGGCGCGGATAAAAAGAGAAACCGTCCGATATGTCTGTCGGACGGTTCCAACATGCAAAGCGCCTGCAGCGCATCTGCCGAATAATTTCGCTCAGTCTTTCATAATTTGCCGTAAAACGGTCTGCAAAATACCGCCGTTGCGGTAGTATTCGACATCGACCACGCTGTCGAGGCGGACGATTGCGGCAAACTCAAAGGTTGATCCGTCCTCGCGCGTCGCTTTGACCTTGATCGTCTGGCCCGGTTTTATATCGTTGTTAAGACCGAGAATGTCAAATGTCTCTCTGCCGGTAATGCCGAGCGAGCTATAGCTTTGGCCATCGGCAAATTGCAACGGCAATACGCCCATGCCGACCAGGTTGCTGCGGTGAATGCGTTCAAAGCTTTCCGCGATTACGGCTTTCACTCCGAGCAAGTAGGTGCCTTTGGCCGCCCAGTCGCGCGAGCTGCCGGTGCCGTATTCTTTGCCGGCAATGACCACAAGCGGCGTTTTTTGCTCTTGATATTTCATGCTGGCGTCGTAGATCGGCATCACTTCGCCGGTCGGGAAATAGGTGGTGACGCCGCCTTCGGTGCCGGGAGCGATTTGGTTGCGGATGCGGATGTTGGCGAAAGTTCCGCGCATCATCACTTCGTGGTTGCCGCGACGGGAGCCGAACGAGTTGAATTCCGATCTTTTTACGTTGCGCTCCAGCAAATATTTGCCTGCCGGCCCGCCGGCCGCAATATTGCCTGCGGGCGAAATATGGTCGGTCGTGATGGAGTCGCCCAGCAGCGCAAGCGTTTTTGCGCCTTTGATTTCCGTAATGTCCGCCAATTCGGGTGTCAGGTCGTCAAAGAACGGCGGTTCCTGAATGTATGTGGAGTTCTTATCCCATTCGTACAGTTGCCCTTCCGGCACGGGCAGTTCATTCCAGCGCGGGTTTGCGCGGAAGACGTCCTGGTACTTGGTGCGGAACATTTCCGGATCGACCGCTTCCCGAATCGCTTCCTGAATTTCCATTGATGTAGGCCAAATGTCTTTCAGATAAACAGGCTGGCCGTTTTTGTCAAGACCGATCGGTTCCTTGGACAAATCGATATTGACGGTGCCTGCCAGGGCATACGCAACCACAAGCGGCGGCGAAGCAAGGAAGTTCATTTTAACCTGGGAGTGAATGCGGCCTTCAAAGTTGCGGTTTCCGCTCAAGACGGCGGCTACGGTCATGTTGTTGTCTTCTACGGCTTTGCCGACTTCCTCAGGCAGCGGGCCGCTGTTGCCGATACAAGTAGCGCATCCGTAGCCGGCTACGTAAAAGCCGATCTTTTCCAAAGATTCGAGAAGGCCCGCTTTTTCCAGGTATTCTGTCACTACCCGGGAGCCGGGCGTCAAGCTGGTTTTTACATAGCCCGGAACTTTCAGCCCCCGTTCGGACGCCTTTTTCGCCACAATGCCGGCGCCAAGCATAACGCTTGGGTTGGAAGTGTTCGTGCAGCTGGTGATCGCGGCAATCGTCACCGCGCCGGTGCCCATTTTGGATGTCTGGCCGTTGGCATGCCGGATGTCGACGACCTGATTGATTTTCTCTTCGGAAAGTCCGTACCCGCCTTTTTCGATCGGCCTGCGGGCAATTTCGTTAAACGCTTGCTTCATATTGGTCAGGTCGATGCGATCCTGCGGACGTTTCGGGCCCGCCAAGCTGGGAACGACCGTGGACAAATCCAGTTCCACCGTATCCGTAAATTGCGGCGCCGGCGTGCTGTCGGTGCGGAACATGCCCTGCGCTTTGTAGTAAGCTTCGACAAGCGCGACCTGCTCTTCGCTGCGCCCGGTAGCGCGCAAGTAGTTGAGTGTTTCCGCGTCGACAGGGAAATAGCCGATCGTTGCGCCGTATTCGGGAGACATATTGGCGACTGTGGCACGGTCTGCCAAGCTGATGTTGCTTAAGCCGGGCCCGTAGAATTCGACAAACTTGCCGACAACGCCTTTTTTCCGCAGCAGTTCCGTTACGGTAAGCGCAAGGTCTGTTGCGGTCGCGCCCTCGGGGAGACTGCCGGTCAGCTTGAAGCCTACCACTTGCGGCATCACGAAATAGAGCGGCTGGCCCAGCATGCCGGCTTCCGCTTCAATTCCGCCGACGCCCCAGCCGACGACGCCCAGGCCGTTGATCATGGTGGTGTGGGAGTCTGTGCCGATAAGGGAATCCGGGTATACGATCGTCTCGTCGCCGATTTGTTTGGGCGTGGCCACCGTGGCCAGATATTCAAGGTTAACCTGGTGAACAATGCCCGTTCCGGGCGGCACTACGCGGAAATTGTCAAAAGCGGTTTGCGCCCAGCGCAAAAACCGGTATCTTTCCCCGTTGCGTTGGAATTCCAAAGCCATGTTGGTTTCCAGCGCGTCCTCCGTGCCGAAGGTGTCGACCATGACGGAGTGGTCAATGACCAGATCGACGGGAACAAGCGGGTTGATGCGTTTCGGATCTTTGCCGAACCGATTGATAACGGCGCGCATGGCGGCAAGATCGACGACGGCCGGCACGCCTGTAAAGTCTTGCAGCACGATGCGGGCGGGGATAAAGGGAATTTCTTTGGTATGTTCTTTGCTTTTTGCCCAATCCACAAGTAATTGAACGTGGTCATCAGTAATGGCGTGTCCGTCAAACTGGCGGATGGCAGACTCCAGCAGCACTTTGATGGAGAAAGGAAAATGGGCCGTCGTGCCGTTTCGCAGCCGGGCAAATTTCTCCACATCGTAATAAGCAAACGTTTTGCCGCCAACTGTCAATGTCGTTTTGGCTTGCTTATAGTCGCTGTTTGGCATAGGTGAACCTCCTTGTAGAAAAAGACTTTGTTTCATTTGATGAAACGAAATTTCATTTTTGAATACCTAATTAAGTATACAATTTTCCGCTGCAATCGTAAATAGCCGCGGTTCCCGCAACGGCAAAAAAAGCGATTTGGGCATCTTTTCGCCGCTTTTTTCATATAGTTGAGCGAGGGCGGCGGCAACTCTTTTTTTGCGGGGGAGAGCGAATATGGATGGGACCTGGAAGTCACTTTTATACCAATATGTTGAACAACACAATCGGATGGAAGCGGATTATTCCATTGACCCGCTATTGCCGTTTTTAACCGACGACCGGTATATCGCCATGCAAAACAGAAGGCTTGCGCGCATAAAGGAAGCGCATATGGCGCGGCGCTTTCGCCCGGCCACGTGGGAGACCAGATGCAAGCTCAAGCATGTTTCCGGCGGCGCTTCGCAGGTGGAGGTTTATCTGGAGCTTACGAAAGCTTTTGTTTATGATGCATATACGGAATATCGCGTGGAAACGGAAAAAATCAGGATTGCGGAAAACGGTGCGAAATGGCGCATCGTTTCGGTATCCGCCGACATGTCGGAGCGCAGGCAATTGCATATGCCGGAACGCCCGAATGGCGCAATCGAGCGGCAGAACGACCGGGAAGAAGGCGGCAAACAAAAGTCGGTTTCCGTTCCCTATTTAAACCAATCTGTGTTCGCTGGCGGGCGGATGAAATCATATGACCGGCAAAAGGCCAAATGGTACGCCGACAGGTGGTGGAACGGCCGCAACCCGGATTTTGCCGATATGGAAGTGGACTGTTCGAATTTTATCTCCCAGTGTCTCTTTGCAGGAGGCGCTCCGATGAACTATACTGGAACAAGAGACACGGGCTGGTGGTATAAAGGCAGGGTTGGCGGGCGGGAATTGTGGAGTTACAGTTGGTCCGTAGCCCATCAGCTGCAGCGTTACTTGAGCGTAAGCCGCTCCGGCTTGCGGGCGCAAATCGTCCATTCCCCGTACGATTTGGATATCGGCGATTTAATTGCCTACGACTGGGATGGAGATTCCCGGTTCCAGCATTCGGTTATCGTCACTTCATTTGCACCGGATGGCGCGCCGCTTGTCAACGCCCATACCGTTAACAGCTTTCATCGCTATTGGGATTATCGCGATTCGTATGCCTGGACAGAACGGACGATGTACAAGTTTTTTCGAATTTCCGACGTTTTTTAATTCATCATGCGGAGGTTTATATGAGCGGGAAAATTCGCGTAGGCGTTATTTACGGCGGGAGGTCGGGTGAACATGATGTCTCGCTGGCAACGGCGCTTTCCGTCATCAATGCATTTGATCGGGCAAAATATGAAATCGTGCCGCTGTATATTACGCGAACCGGCGAATGGAACACAGGCGCGCAGATTGAAGCCCCGGTTAACACGAAGGAAGAATTGATGCTTAAGCCTGCCGCCGGGCGCGCAAAGCAAGCGGCTTTGCCGCAAATATACCTCTCCGGTACGGGAGAAGACAGAGCGCCAGCTAAAACCGGCAGCGCGTCGGGGCTTAGCCTCGATGTTGTGTTTCCGCTGTTGCACGGCACTTACGGCGAAGACGGCACGGTGCAGGGGCTGCTTGAAATGGTCGGCATTCCGTATGTCGGCGCGGGAGTGCTGGCATCCGCCGTGGGCATGGACAAAGTGGCAATGAAAAAAATCTTTGCCCAGGAAGGCCTGCCGCAATGCCTGTATCGGCATTTTACCCGATTCCAGTGGGAACATAACAAAGATTACTATATAATGGAGATTGAGGTGTCTTTAGGCTACCCGTGCTTTGTCAAACCGGCAAATCTGGGTTCCAGCGTAGGCATTTCCAAGGCGAAAAATCGCGCCGAATTGCTGGAAGCGGTGGCGACGGCGCTTCGCTTCGACCGCAAAGTTATCGTCGAGGAAGCTGTTGACGCCCGCGAAATCGAAGTCGGCGTTTTGGGCAACGAAGATCCGAAAGCTTCCGTGCCGGGTGAAATCAGGCCATCCAGCGATTTTTACGACTACAAGGCCAAGTATATCGACGGAAAATCGGCGATTATCATTCCGGCCGAGCTTACCCTTGAACAGACGGATACACTCCGCAATTTGGCGGTGCGCGCTTTTCGGGCAATTGACGGTTCCGGCTTGTCCCGCGTGGATTTCTTTCTGCGCAAAGCCGACGGAGCATTCCTGATTAACGAGATCAATACGATGCCCGGATTTACTCCCTTCAGCATGTATCCGCTGTTGTGGAAACAATCGGGAATTTCTTATCCGGAGCTGATCGACGAGTTGATTCGGCTGGCGTTGGAACGGTACAATGATAAACAGAAAATCCAATATGGATTCGAAGTTTAAGGAGTGATCAAAATGGGGTTTCAATCGGAATTTAACTCGGTTTGCAAGTTTAAAAACGAACAGGAACTGCATGATTTATTGGAATACGGCAAAACAGCCATGGTCAAACAGCATTTTCGCGTTTACCCCACCGGCGAGCATGTCATCGCCTATACTCCCGACAACAAAGCGATTGCGATCGTGCGAATTACGGCTTCGATCGCCGAAATCAATTTCCAGGGCCAAGAGGTCACCAAGGTGGAAATGGATCTTATCCGCAAGCTGACCGATGAAGAATCGCGCGTGCTGACCTCGTTGGCGGACGAAATGTATTGGTCGAAAAAAGAATGATGTGCGGAAAATGAACTTGATGCGATTATGCGAATAACCAATGGCGAAACGCCATTGGTTATTGCCGCTTGCCGAAAATAGGCGAAACTTGCTTGGCCCGGCTGCGTAAAATTCTATTAATATGATCAGCTTAGCAAGCGTATAAATAGACGAACCGGCTGGAACAAGGAGAGAAGCGCGAATGAAAGAAACGGAAAAATTGGAAATAGAATGCGAGAAAAGTTTTACGGCAGCCGCGGTCAGCACGGCGTCCAAGGCGGGACAGTGGATCAAAAGCAGAATGGGCGGCTTTCTTTCGCTGCAAACGAAAAGGTCGAGCCGCGATTTGGTGACGGAAATTGACAAAGGCGCGGAAGCGATGATCCGCAAATTGCTCTTGACCTATTATCCGGATCATGCGATATGGGGAGAAGAAGGGGCGGATATCGGCGCGGGGCGCGTTGTGCGGACCGCCCGGGAGGCAAAGGAATGCCAATACGTATGGATTGTCGACCCGATCGACGGCACGACCAATTTCGTGCACGGCTTTCCCTTTTTCTCCGTGTCCATCGCCCTTTCGCGATACGGGCAAATCATTGCGGGGGTTGTGTATGATCCGAACCGCGATGAAATGTTTGTTGCCGAAAAAGGACAGGGGGCATATGTCGGCGGGAAAAGGATATCGGTCGCCAAAACGGCAAAATTGTCCGAGAGCCTGTTGGCGACCGGCTTTCCGGCGGATACGGAGCGCGACTTGCCGCTAAACGTGCGGGATATCCAAATGTTAACCCCGAAAGTCCGCAGTATTCGGACGGCGGGCTCCGCCGCCCTGCAACTGGCATATGTTGCGGCGGGCAGGCTGAGCGGCTTTTGGGAGCGGGGGTTGCACGCCTGGGATGTGGCTGCCGGCGTGTTGCTGGTCAGCGAAGCGGGCGGCAACACAAGCGATATTTCCGGCGCCCCGTATGATTTGGCAGTTGGCGACATTGTGGCCACCAACGGCCGGATTCATCAGGAGTTGATTCGGGAATTGCCATCGGCCGGGAGCCCGGCTTAAAATTTTTTGGGGTGATGTTAACCAATGTTTGAAAGTGTTGGCGTTGTTTCGGTTGCTTTGCCCGGCTATTCGGTCGCAACCGATTGGTCGGCTTGCATCGTCGTCGGAACGATGCAGACGAAATGATTTTCCGGCTGCGCAAGCAGCGCCTGCACGCGCTCGGCGGCCTCCTGCTGGCCGGCGTTGCGCAATTCCGCAATATAGGCGCCCAACAGTTCCTGCAGATCTTTTTTGCTGTTTTCGTCAAGCGCGGCGATTTTTACCTTGGCGCCTTTGGCGATGCGGCGCTTAAGGGCCGTTTCGTCGAGCCCCATTTCCGGCTGCAGGCGCTGCAAGACGATGCCGCCGGTCATGCCGGCGCAAATCCAGGGACCCGGATCGCCCAGCACCACGGCGCGTCCGTTGGTCATATATTCAAAGGCAAAGCCTTTCAGATTTGCCCGCGCGGCGATGCAGCCCAATTCGTCTTGCAACGGCGCGGCGATTTCGCCGCCAAAGACAATGTCGGCGCCGGAAAGCCGGATGCAAGCCCGCGAGTCGGCGTTGCCCTGGATGAGGAACAGCCCTTTTTGCGCGCCGTAAGCGAACGATTTTCCGACGGAACCGTTAATGAGCGCCCCGGTTTTGCCGGGCGCTTTCAGCACGGCGATCTTGCCGCCGAACGCCATTTTTCCCACGCCGTCTTCCGCCCCGCCGTGCACGGTAATGTCCACGCCTTTCGCATTGAAGGCTGCCAGGCCGTTGCCGGGAACCGAGCCTTTGTCGAGCAGCAGCGAAACGGTCGGCAGGTCGTTGTACTGGTTGTTAAAACGGTCGCGCACCCGATGGCTGGAAAAACGCGGGCC is drawn from Bacilli bacterium and contains these coding sequences:
- a CDS encoding alpha/beta fold hydrolase, whose amino-acid sequence is MNSAVRTGHQLEIRDQENACGKLAARMIKGIGWIVCAFAAALVVATALFAWIAWSLTHPAIAPLSANPAQELGAPYENIRFHSRTNNRLLSGWYIPGNHSTKTVVFSHGYGTNREEPWIPLCRLANALHKSNYNVFMFDYGYADQRQKFAVTAGVKEKGDLLGAIAYARSRGAKQIFVWGFSMGAGTALQAALIDSHVDGMILDSTFLLDEHSLAYNLKRILHLPAFPSARLLSFLFPYIAGFDMNEIHAQDIISHDYSFPIFFIHGKKDRKSPYKLSQQLYARQTNPYSRAWFPAKRGHEMTFRFQPKEYLRKTLGFLKAISASSDTQA
- a CDS encoding IclR family transcriptional regulator; the protein is MEEQKLTVRAVERALDILLAFTESPELGLTEIAGKVSLHKSTVHRLLASLEGKGFIKRNPDSEKYRLGYRIWELAANLHHADDPAVLLLPEMERLRDELGETITLYVREGNERIRIQAVQSKQAIRRVAQVGARLPLYVGASSKVLLAFAEQESIEAIMNSPDWPESIDKRKYLQQLAEIRQHGLATSVEEREVGAAAASAPIFNRQKKLFAALSVSGPSNRWTLEKMRGCAQIIIDAANRMGNLIR
- a CDS encoding histidine kinase N-terminal 7TM domain-containing protein yields the protein MGEIELDFGIFLFLLFVMICFIAASSMNPLHKVYLWFHVCMMLWPLSQFTLALMDNPFVQSIYVKLAFAGLSLTGYGWLLFSLFFTKRLNSMKKQHIAVLGIPAVVAGVVAVANPGEWFMKPVDGFYQIRDYGPLFWVFVAVALGYAVASASLLTTSLRRPEGKAIQKQAALFLSGLLLLVIFAIADVVLNVLYAGDRLVVPGMLSIGIMLSVLCFMLAIMRYNAFGVVSIARENVVRHMPAGVIVLDRHDLVIDLNDSAKRFGYAQKDRFFDLPGYLKDADDLHPSYVERFTTEKTRLLQFEVKLRNDGMRHVAFRITPIYNSRNDWIGRIILMNDVTKLRTLLEKTHKQNITLHLRNDELLKMQKELIEANEKLKRLAVTDELPGT
- the acnA gene encoding aconitate hydratase AcnA; translated protein: MPNSDYKQAKTTLTVGGKTFAYYDVEKFARLRNGTTAHFPFSIKVLLESAIRQFDGHAITDDHVQLLVDWAKSKEHTKEIPFIPARIVLQDFTGVPAVVDLAAMRAVINRFGKDPKRINPLVPVDLVIDHSVMVDTFGTEDALETNMALEFQRNGERYRFLRWAQTAFDNFRVVPPGTGIVHQVNLEYLATVATPKQIGDETIVYPDSLIGTDSHTTMINGLGVVGWGVGGIEAEAGMLGQPLYFVMPQVVGFKLTGSLPEGATATDLALTVTELLRKKGVVGKFVEFYGPGLSNISLADRATVANMSPEYGATIGYFPVDAETLNYLRATGRSEEQVALVEAYYKAQGMFRTDSTPAPQFTDTVELDLSTVVPSLAGPKRPQDRIDLTNMKQAFNEIARRPIEKGGYGLSEEKINQVVDIRHANGQTSKMGTGAVTIAAITSCTNTSNPSVMLGAGIVAKKASERGLKVPGYVKTSLTPGSRVVTEYLEKAGLLESLEKIGFYVAGYGCATCIGNSGPLPEEVGKAVEDNNMTVAAVLSGNRNFEGRIHSQVKMNFLASPPLVVAYALAGTVNIDLSKEPIGLDKNGQPVYLKDIWPTSMEIQEAIREAVDPEMFRTKYQDVFRANPRWNELPVPEGQLYEWDKNSTYIQEPPFFDDLTPELADITEIKGAKTLALLGDSITTDHISPAGNIAAGGPAGKYLLERNVKRSEFNSFGSRRGNHEVMMRGTFANIRIRNQIAPGTEGGVTTYFPTGEVMPIYDASMKYQEQKTPLVVIAGKEYGTGSSRDWAAKGTYLLGVKAVIAESFERIHRSNLVGMGVLPLQFADGQSYSSLGITGRETFDILGLNNDIKPGQTIKVKATREDGSTFEFAAIVRLDSVVDVEYYRNGGILQTVLRQIMKD
- a CDS encoding amidase domain-containing protein; the encoded protein is MDGTWKSLLYQYVEQHNRMEADYSIDPLLPFLTDDRYIAMQNRRLARIKEAHMARRFRPATWETRCKLKHVSGGASQVEVYLELTKAFVYDAYTEYRVETEKIRIAENGAKWRIVSVSADMSERRQLHMPERPNGAIERQNDREEGGKQKSVSVPYLNQSVFAGGRMKSYDRQKAKWYADRWWNGRNPDFADMEVDCSNFISQCLFAGGAPMNYTGTRDTGWWYKGRVGGRELWSYSWSVAHQLQRYLSVSRSGLRAQIVHSPYDLDIGDLIAYDWDGDSRFQHSVIVTSFAPDGAPLVNAHTVNSFHRYWDYRDSYAWTERTMYKFFRISDVF
- a CDS encoding D-alanine--D-alanine ligase, with protein sequence MSGKIRVGVIYGGRSGEHDVSLATALSVINAFDRAKYEIVPLYITRTGEWNTGAQIEAPVNTKEELMLKPAAGRAKQAALPQIYLSGTGEDRAPAKTGSASGLSLDVVFPLLHGTYGEDGTVQGLLEMVGIPYVGAGVLASAVGMDKVAMKKIFAQEGLPQCLYRHFTRFQWEHNKDYYIMEIEVSLGYPCFVKPANLGSSVGISKAKNRAELLEAVATALRFDRKVIVEEAVDAREIEVGVLGNEDPKASVPGEIRPSSDFYDYKAKYIDGKSAIIIPAELTLEQTDTLRNLAVRAFRAIDGSGLSRVDFFLRKADGAFLINEINTMPGFTPFSMYPLLWKQSGISYPELIDELIRLALERYNDKQKIQYGFEV
- a CDS encoding inositol monophosphatase family protein, with translation MKETEKLEIECEKSFTAAAVSTASKAGQWIKSRMGGFLSLQTKRSSRDLVTEIDKGAEAMIRKLLLTYYPDHAIWGEEGADIGAGRVVRTAREAKECQYVWIVDPIDGTTNFVHGFPFFSVSIALSRYGQIIAGVVYDPNRDEMFVAEKGQGAYVGGKRISVAKTAKLSESLLATGFPADTERDLPLNVRDIQMLTPKVRSIRTAGSAALQLAYVAAGRLSGFWERGLHAWDVAAGVLLVSEAGGNTSDISGAPYDLAVGDIVATNGRIHQELIRELPSAGSPA
- a CDS encoding glutamate synthase; amino-acid sequence: LGFKRAQDLVGRSDLLKQVAAFEQIDLQDILRPAPLQFISGEAKSASNISSSDILALASGADTAQWYPESLRFAEQLSQTWSQATAESRIIGPRFSSHRVRDRFNNQYNDLPTVSLLLDKGSVPGNGLAAFNAKGVDITVHGGAEDGVGKMAFGGKIAVLKAPGKTGALINGSVGKSFAYGAQKGLFLIQGNADSRACIRLSGADIVFGGEIAAPLQDELGCIAARANLKGFAFEYMTNGRAVVLGDPGPWICAGMTGGIVLQRLQPEMGLDETALKRRIAKGAKVKIAALDENSKKDLQELLGAYIAELRNAGQQEAAERVQALLAQPENHFVCIVPTTMQADQSVATE